Proteins from one Quercus lobata isolate SW786 unplaced genomic scaffold, ValleyOak3.0 Primary Assembly Scq3eQI_49, whole genome shotgun sequence genomic window:
- the LOC115973017 gene encoding putative disease resistance protein RGA4, producing MVSTIQAVILDAEKQSSHNHQIKDWLKKLKGVLHDAHDLLDDFSTQVLRHKVMRKKKVRIFSSSSNRIAFSPKMGRQIKAIRERLNAIAKDKEDFHFIQSFIEPQVMSRDRETYSFVLEDEVVGRENDKEVIIEILFDDNVVENISIIPIVGIGGLGKTTLAQLVYNDQSVNKNFELKLWVCISEIFDVKRIVKEILEQLTDERLKESFEVLQNQLREKLSGKKYLLVLDDMWNEDNTKWLLLKNLLMVGARGSRIVVTTRSIMVAGITGATSWYALRGLPVEKAWNLFVKVAFGEGQLPKNQAFISLGKEILEKCVGVPLAIRAIASLLHSKASENEWRSFKNYELSKITQGEENNILSTLKLSYDHLPSYLKQCFAYCRLFPKDYMIHVGTLIDLWAAQGFIKLSNPKQRVKDVGGEYFRLLLWRSFFQDVKKDYWGDIWCKMHDLMHDLAISVAGTECTVLHSTEENIGENVHHISFNLLDSSMQFPIIKFKGKRIRTFLGHRRGCDFPCNALVSNLKYSRTLDLSYLRSRKMLSSIGRLKHLRYLDISENDHIKILPNSIVLLLNLQTLKLKNCIALRELPRDTKNLVNLRHLDISGCFTLTHMPYGLGNLTSLEILPHFVVRDGGAKARASGGLSELNKLSNLGGNLRIMYLGHGKDDMMECKAANMKEKQHLHQLELWWDPKLVGETECFDEMSLEGLQPHPNLNVLKLSFYMGVTIPSWVSLLTNLVDLNLWSNCRCHHLPPLHQLPCLNSIWLINMEALEYISEDNGWWKKDDNDGPGHLLLPSFPRLSKLEIEDCPNLTFMPLFPYLKEELKLWEASLKNLFQRSGCKTLFLFGDFSFIGAMDLGLFLVKATSHHCIIFQFLDAPIWPNLTSLSQEICNLTSLELSIESCPNLMALPESIDNLTLLRVLTIGQWPNLTSLSQEICNLTSLEYLSIESCPNLMALPESIGNLTSLRGLVIDKCRNLTSLPQGIRDLTSLELLGTDGLKIQTLFKNCNCAI from the exons ATGG TTTCCACAATCCAAGCTGTGATTCTTGATGCAGAAAAGCAGAGTTCTCATAATCATCAGATCAAAGATTGGCTCAAAAAGCTCAAAGGTGTTCTTCATGATGCTCATGACTTGCTGGATGATTTCTCAACTCAAGTTTTGCGGCACAAggtgatgagaaagaagaaggtaCGCATTTTCTCTTCCAGTTCTAATCGTATTGCTTTTAGTCCTAAGATGGGTCGTCAGATAAAAGCAATTAGGGAGAGGCTAAATGCCATTGCAAAAGATAAGGAGGATTTCCACTTTATTCAAAGCTTCATTGAGCCACAAGTCATGAGTAGGGACAGAGAAACTTATTCTTTTGTTCTTGAAGATGAAGTTGTTGGGAGAGAGAATGATAAGGAAGTGATTATCGAAATTCTTTTTGATGACAATGTTGTAGAGAATATTTCTATCATTCCAATCGTTGGTATTGGAGGATTAGGGAAAACCACACTAGCTCAACTGGTTTACAATGATCAAAGTgtcaacaaaaattttgagttaaaaCTTTGGGTTTGTATCTCTGAAATCTTTGATGTAAAACGAATTGTTAAAGAAATTTTAGAACAGCTGACGGATGAGAGACTTAAAGAAAGCTTTGAGGTGCTGCAAAATCAGCTTCGAGAAAAACTTAGTGGAAAAAAGTACTTGCTTGTCTTGGATGATATGTGGAATGAGGACAATACTAAATGGCTTCTCttgaaaaatttattaatggtAGGTGCAAGGGGAAGTAGGATAGTTGTAACTACTCGTTCTATAATGGTGGCGGGCATAACAGGGGCAACTTCATGGTATGCTCTAAGAGGCCTACCTGTAGAAAAGGCTTGGAATTTGTTTGTAAAAGTTGCATTTGGAGAAGGCCAACTGCCAAAGAACCAAGCCTTTATTAGCCTGGGAAAGGAGATTTTGGAAAAATGTGTTGGGGTACCTCTTGCCATAAGAGCAATAGCAAGTTTGCTACACTCCAAAGCTTCTGAAAATGAGTGGCGATCTTTCAAGAATTATGAACTCTCAAAAATAACtcaaggagaagaaaataatattttatcaacACTTAAGTTGAGTTATGATCATCTTCCATCATACTTAAAACAATGCTTTGCTTATTGTAGATTGTTTCCAAAAGATTACATGATTCATGTAGGGACATTGATTGATCTTTGGGCAGCGCAAGGTTTTATTAAGTTATCGAATCCAAAGCAACGTGTTAAGGATGTTGGTGGAGAGTACTTCAGGTTATTACTTTGGAGGTCATTCTTCCAAGATGTTAAAAAGGATTACTGGGGCGATATATGGTGCAAAATGCATGATCTCATGCATGATCTCGCAATCTCTGTGGCTGGAACAGAATGTACTGTATTACATTCAACCGAGGAAAATATTGGTGAAAATGTTCATCATATATCATTTAATCTTTTGGATTCGTCGATGCAGTTTCCAATCATCAAGTTTAAAGGAAAGAGGATACGAACGTTTCTTGGACATAGAAGAGGGTGTGACTTTCCTTGTAATGCGCTTGTTTCAAATCTTAAGTATTCACGCACACTAGATTTGAGCTATCTACGGTCACGAAAAATGCTGAGTTCAATTGGGAGATTGAAGCATTTAAGATATCTTGATATTTCTGAAAATGATCACATTAAAATTCTCCCTAATTCCATTGTCTTGCTGCTGAATTTGCAAACACTGAAACTCAAGAATTGTATTGCACTTAGAGAATTACCCCGGGACACTAAAAATCTGGTCAATCTTAGGCATCTAGATATTTCTGGTTGTTTTACACTGACTCATATGCCTTACGGACTCGGAAATTTGACTTCTCTTGAGATACTACCACATTTTGTTGTGAGAGACGGAGGTGCCAAGGCCAGGGCTAGTGGTGGGCTTAGTGAATTGAATAAGCTGAGCAATTTGGGAGGAAACCTGAGGATTATGTATCTAGGACATGGAAAAGATGACATGATGGAATGTAAAGCTGCAAATATGAAGGAGAAACAACATCTTCACCAACTGGAATTATGGTGGGACCCAAAGTTGGTTGGAGAAACTGAATGTTTTGATGAAATGTCCCTAGAAGGTCTCCAGCCACATCCAAATCTTAATGTGTTGAAATTATCGTTTTATATGGGTGTTACAATTCCAAGTTGGGTCTCTTTGCTCACTAATCTTGTCGATTTGAACTTGTGGAGTAATTGTAGATGCCACCACCTCCCACCGTTACATCAGCTCCCTTGTCTCAACTCTATTTGGCTTATTAATATGGAAGCACTTGAATACATATCAGAAGACAAT GGATGGTGGAAGAAAGATGATAATGATGGGCCAGGCCATCTGTTGCTGCCATCATTTCCTCGTCTCTCTAAATTGGAGATTGAAGATTGCCCTAATCTTACTTTCATGCCCTTGTTTCCATATCTTAAAGAAGAGCTGAAATTGTGGGAAGCTAGCTTGAAG AATCTCTTCCAGAGAAGTGGCTGCAAAACCTTGTTTCTCTTCGGAGACTTTTCATTTATCGGTGCCATGGACTTAGGTCTCTTCCTTGTAAAG GCAACCTCACATCACTGCATCATCTTTCAATTTCTGGATGCTCCAATCTGGCCCAATTTGACGTCACTGTCTCAAGAAATTTGCAATCTCACCTCTTTAGAATTGAGTATTGAAAGTTGTCCTAATTTGATGGCTTTACCTGAGTCCATAGATAACCTCACATTACTACGTGTGCTTACAATTGGGCAATGGCCCAATTTGACGTCACTGTCTCAAGAAATTTGCAATCTCACCTCTTTAGAATATCTGAGTATTGAAAGTTGTCCTAATTTGATGGCTTTACCTGAGTCGATAGGCAACCTCACATCACTAAGAGGTCTTGTAATTGACAAATGCCGTAATCTGACATCATTGCCTCAAGGGATTCGTGATCTCACCTCTTTAGAATTACTG GGAACAGACGGGCTCAAAATTCAGACCCTATTCAAAAACTGCAATTGTGCAATATGA